The following proteins come from a genomic window of Sorghum bicolor cultivar BTx623 chromosome 3, Sorghum_bicolor_NCBIv3, whole genome shotgun sequence:
- the LOC8054908 gene encoding uncharacterized protein LOC8054908 — translation MQILRLLAARRFRRRRRAVSTITATAATAPVTPRGCGVYGLYGEEEDEGPFFDLDLSCCSAPASSAGSQAAESSGSESEDTTSSCPAAAAAARGGDLDFVISLQRSRSGSPSYEERLFFRGAAPPRRPAAPGPPALMFCASEPSDAASRARHSSASASRRGGGCRLQLRTLSFGSAKAAFYGGRASFSRSTSSFYGGYGSPDQDLLRDEGRATRPPPSGDVIRRYLSKISSRLRRVAVAPGAAAADLRLRKSRSASATQVSAAAAAQSPTPARRDDSLAEKQDGIASAIAHCKESLHRASVSEVDTSLVRSRSDPGP, via the exons ATGCAGATCCTACGCCTGCTCGCGGCGCGGCGgttccggcgccgccgccgcgcggtgTCCACGATCACCGCGACGGCGGCGACCGCGCCGGTGACCCCTCGCGGCTGCGGCGTGTACGGGTTatacggcgaggaggaggacgagggcCCGTTCTTCGACCTCGACCTGTCCTGCTGCTCCGCGCCCGCGTCCAGCGCGGGCAGCCAGGCGGCCGAGTCGTCGGGCTCCGAGTCCGAGGACACCACCTCGTcctgccccgccgccgccgccgccgcgcgcggcgGCGACCTCGACTTCGTCATCTCGTTGCAGCGTAGCCGCTCGGGGTCGCCCTCCTACGAGGAGCGCCTCTTCTTCCgcggcgccgcgccgccgcgtcgTCCGGCGGCGCCAGGCCCGCCGGCGCTCATGTTCTGCGCGTCCGAGCCCAGCGACGCCGCGTCGCGCGCCCGCCACAGCAGCGCCAGCGCcagccggcgcggcggcgggtgcAGGCTGCAGCTGCGGACGCTCAGCTTCGGGTCCGCCAAGGCCGCCTTCTACGGCGGACGCGCCAGCTTCTCCCGCAGCACCAGCAGCTTCTACGGCGGGTACGGCTCGCCCGACCAGGACCTGCTGCGGGACGAGGGAAGGGCCACCAGGCCGCCGCCCTCAGGCGACGTCATCCGGCGGTACCTGAGCAAGATCTCGAGCCGGCTACGGCGCGTGGCTGTGGctcccggcgccgccgccgcggacctCCGGCTACGGAAGAGCCGCTCGGCTTCGGCCACGCAGGTGTCCGCGGCAGCAGCCGCCCAGTCGCCGACACCGGCCCGACGCGACGACTCGCTCGCCGAGAAGCAGGACGGCATCGCGAGCGCCATCGCGCACTGCAAGGAGTCCCTCCACCGAG CGTCCGTCTCGGAGGTGGACACGTCGCTGGTGCGATCGCGGAGTGACCCAGGGCCGTAA
- the LOC8084851 gene encoding polygalacturonase, which yields MARSNAYSLVLLLLYCYVSSGAAEAAAYNVAGFGAKPGGRTDSSGAFASAWSAACRSQEPATVYVPNGHFLLSRAAFTGPCSSSRVTLQVDGTLVAPSGYTSRGGSSGGDDDGWIVFDHVDGLTVSGGTVDGRGEALWACKAAGHSGCPSGATSLKVLNSRDVVISGLTSVDSELYHVVINGCEGVTVQDVQIVAPGSSPNTDGIHVQGSSQVTVTRTGIQTGDDCVSVGPGTSNLRVEHVSCGPGHGISIGSLGKESEESGVENVTVTGAAFVGTENGLRIKTWARAKVEGAYVRGVAFEHALMHDVRNPIIIDQSYCPNHGRGAGCPHQSSAVKISDVRYTDIQGTSASKVAVKFDCSASNPCSGIGLKDIKLTLDGGKPAEATCQHADGRASGEVEPPSCL from the exons ATGGCTCGCTCCAACGCTTACTCCctagtgctgctgctgctctattGCTACGTTTCGTCAGGTGCAGCTGAAGCGGCGGCGTACAATGTCGCCGGTTTCGGAGCGAAGCCTGGCGGCCGGACGGACTCGTCCGGCGCGTTCGCCAGTGCCTGGTCCGCCGCTTGCCGATCACAGGAGCCGGCCACCGTGTACGTGCCGAACGGGCACTTCCTGCTCAGCCGTGCGGCCTTCACCGGCCCATGCTCCAGCAGCAGGGTGACGCTTCAGGTCGATGGTACGCTTGTTGCGCCATCAGGCTACACCAGCCGTGGCGGCAGCTCTGGCGGGGACGACGACGGCTGGATCGTGTTCGACCACGTCGACGGCCTCACCGTGTCGGGCGGCACCGTCGACGGCCGCGGCGAGGCGCTGTGGGCGTGCAAGGCAGCCGGGCACAGCGGCTGCCCCAGCGGAGCGACA TCGCTGAAGGTGCTGAACTCGAGGGACGTGGTGATCAGCGGCCTGACCTCGGTCGACAGCGAGCTGTACCACGTCGTGATCAACGGCTGCGAGGGCGTCACGGTGCAGGACGTACAGATCGTCGCGCCGGGAAGCAGCCCCAACACGGACGGGATCCACGTGCAGGGCTCGTCCCAGGTCACGGTCACCCGGACCGGCATCCAGACCGGGGACGACTGCGTCTCGGTCGGCCCCGGCACCAGCAACCTGCGCGTCGAGCACGTCAGCTGCGGCCCGGGCCATGGCATAAG CATAGGGAGCCTGGGGAAGGAGAGCGAGGAGAGTGGCGTGGAGAACGTGACGGTGACGGGGGCCGCCTTCGTCGGCACCGAGAACGGGCTGCGGATCAAGACGTGGGCGCGGGCCAAGGTGGAGGGCGCGTACGTGCGCGGCGTCGCCTTCGAGCACGCGCTCATGCACGACGTGCGCAACCCCATCATCATCGACCAGAGCTACTGCCCCAACCACGGCCGCGGCGCGGGCTGCCCCCATCAG AGCTCGGCCGTGAAGATCAGCGACGTGAGGTACACGGACATCCAGGGGACGTCGGCGTCCAAGGTGGCGGTGAAGTTCGACTGCAGCGCGAGCAACCCGTGCAGCGGGATCGGCCTCAAGGACATCAAGCTCACCTTGGACGGCGGAAAGCCGGCAGAGGCGACCTGCCAGCACGCGGACGGCAGGGCTTCCGGCGAAGTCGAGCCTCCAAGTTGCCTGTAG
- the LOC8054907 gene encoding peroxisomal ATPase PEX6 — MENNSSNSSLFVSAIGIGVGLGVGLGLASTQLMASSPRGGRTLGGGATTTEIESELRCLLVDGQETKISFSNFPYYLSEETRLALMSAAFPYLSQTILPKNIEVFKDSSRTILLCGQSETCLQSLAKAIANQFNARLLPLDMFEFSHQIQQKYGGSSNAQVPIRSKTMSALEKVYDFVGSLRIFCKKDESAGSVDHVKSNHDLNTRCVHCKNMKSVGEYTTLLSNEKNKDSESNDDDDDDDDDDDDDDDDDDDDDDDGSGGFGVPVWNLDVEILLQCLYKIIVSASACSPVILYIRDVDIILRSSPRAFCMFQKMLNKQFGRVLIIGSHFLDDNQDSDDINKDLTNLFPYILETKPPNEEAHLQRWTRQMRNDMIKARDEILKHQIVGGLSSYNLECDDLSSISLHDYVEIASYLEDILAPAVSYHLMNTQDPKYRNGRLILSSTSLCYGLRIFQESNLEKDSVETKDDSKVTKYNEYEKQIRELVIPASEIGVTFDDIGALADIKESIWELVMLPLQRPDLFSGGLLKPCRGILLFGPPGTGKTMLAKAIANEAGASFMNISMSTIMSKWCGEAEKSIQALFSLAAKIAPAIIFMDEVDSLLGTRERSNENEVSRRIKNEFMMHWDGVLSKPSENILVLAATNRPFDLDNAIIRRFEHRIMVGLPTLKSRELILHKLLSKENIEGIDFKELGKMTDGYSGSDLKNLCVAAAYRPIRELLQKEKQMEKDKKEKEVKGNNVHVENPQNEESKKEKSKDRKDMEAISEEEDEDEINEAITLRPLTMEDLKQAKDEVSASFASDGVIMNEIKQWNELYGKSGSRNRQKLTYFL, encoded by the exons ATGGAGAATAATAGTAGCAATAGTAGCTTGTTTGTGTCCGCAATAGGCATAGGTGTAGGATTGGGTGTCGGCCTTGGCCTGGCATCGACACAACTCATGGCATCTTCACCAAGAGGGGGTAGGACCTTGGGTGGTGGTGCAACAACTACAGAAATCGAATCAGAGCTTCGATGCCTCCTTGTCGATGGGCAAGAGACCAAAATTTCCTTTTCAAACTTCCCATATTATCTCAG CGAGGAAACGAGGCTAGCACTCATGAGCGCAGCATTTCCCTACCTGAGTCAAACTATTCTGCCAAAGAACATTGAAGTATTCAAGGACTCAAGCCGCACCATACTACTTTGCGGTCAATCAG AGACATGCCTGCAGTCACTTGCTAAGGCCATTGCGAACCAATTCAATGCACGTTTGTTACCACTGGATATGTTTGAGTTCTCGCATCAG ATCCAACAGAAATATGGTGGCTCAAGCAATGCACAG GTTCCTATAAGATCCAAAACTATGTCAGCTTTGGAAAAAGTGTATGATTTTGTTGGATCATTAAGGATATTTTGCAAGAAGGATGAGTCAGCAG GATCAGTGGATCATGTAAAGAGTAATCATGATTTAAACACAAG ATGTGTTCATTGTAAGAACATGAAGTCAGTTGGGGAATACACAACCTTATTATCTAATGAAAAAAACAAAGACTCAGAATCcaatgatgatgacgacgacgacgacgacgatgatgatgatgatgatgatgatgatgatgatgatgatgatgatggtagTGGTG GTTTTGGTGTTCCAGTATGGAACTTGGATGTGGAAATTCTCTTACAGTGCCTTTACAAG ATCATTGTTTCGGCTTCTGCATGTAGCCCTGTTATTCTTTATATCAGGGATGTTGATATTATCCTTCGTAGTTCACCGAGAGCATTTTGTATGTTCCAGAAGATGTTGAACAAACAATTTGGAAGAGTTTTGATAATCGGTTCGCACTTCCTTGATGATAATCAAGATAGTGATGACATTAATAAGGATCTGACTAATCTATTCCCATACATCCTGGAGACCAAGCCACCCAATGAAGAGGCTCATCTTCAGAGATGGACAAGACAAATGCGAAATGATATGATAAAAGCTCGGGATGAAATCCTTAAACATCAAATTGTAGGGGGTTTGTCATCATATAATTTGGAGTGTGATGATTTGAGTTCTATCTCCCTACATGATTATGTAGAAATTGCAAGTTACCTAGAGGATATTTTAGCCCCAGCAGTCTCATACCATTTGATGAATACCCAGGACCCTAAGTACAGAAATGGAAGGCTTATTCTATCTTCAACGAG TTTATGTTATGGATTAAGAATTTTTCAAGAAAGTAACCTTGAGAAAGATTCGGTTGAAACGAAAGACGACTCAAAG GTCACTAAATACAATGAATATGAGAAGCAGATAAGAGAATTAGTCATCCCTGCCAGTGAAATAGGAGTGACATTTGATGATATTGGAGCACTAGCTGATATCAAAGAATCAATTTGGGAGCTTGTCATGCTTCCACTTCAACGGCCTGATCTCTTCAGTGGTGGTCTATTAAAACCATGTCGGGGAATTCTATTGTTTGGACCACCTGGAACGGGTAAAACTATGCTTGCTAAAGCTATAGCCAATGAAGCTGGTGCTAGCTTCATGAACATTTCAATGTCCACCATCATGTCAAAATGGTGTGGAGAGGCCGAGAAGAGCATCCAAGCATTGTTCAGTTTAGCTGCCAAAATTGCACCAGCCATCATTTTCATGGACGAGGTAGACAGCTTGCTAGGGACACGTGAACGTTCAAATGAAAATGAGGTATCAAGGAGGATCAAGAATGAATTCATGATGCATTGGGATGGAGTCTTGTCCAAACCAAGTGAAAACATTCTTGTCCTCGCTGCAACAAACCGACCTTTTGACCTTGACAATGCAATCATCAGGCGGTTTGAGCACAG GATAATGGTTGGTCTCCCTACTCTTAAGAGTAGAGAGCTAATTTTGCACAAGTTGCTTTCCAAAGAAAACATTGAAGGTATAGACTTCAAGGAACTTGGCAAAATGACTGATGGATATAGCGGTAGTGATCTAAAG AATCTTTGTGTGGCGGCCGCTTATCGTCCTATTCGAGAGCTActtcaaaaagaaaaacaaatggaGAAG gACAAGAAGGAAAAGGAAGTGAAAGGGAATAATGTGCATGTTGAGAACCCACAAAATGAAGAAAGCAAGAAGGAAAAGTCAAAAGATAGGAAAGACATGGAAGCCATTtcagaggaggaggacgaggatgaAATCAATGAGGCAATCACCCTTAGGCCATTAACCATGGAGGACCTGAAGCAGGCCAAAGATGAA GTCTCTGCAAGCTTTGCTAGTGATGGTGTAATCATGAATGAGATCAAGCAATGGAATGAGCTATATGGAAAAAGTGGGTCAAGGAATAGGCAAAAGCTAACATACTTCCTGTAG
- the LOC8084850 gene encoding GTPase activating protein 1: MLDHLVGLVKVRVVRGVNLAIRDLRSSDPYVVVRIGKQKLKTRVVKKSTNPEWNEELTLSIEDPAVPVRLEVFDKDTFVDDTMGNAEVDIRPLVEIVKMKLQDVADKTVVKKLVPNRQNCLAEESSIYISEGKVKQDLVLRLRNVECGEIELQLHWVDLPGSKLTT; encoded by the exons ATGCTGGACCATCTCGTCGGGCTGGTGAAGGTGCGCGTGGTGAGAGGGGTGAACCTCGCCATCCGCGACCTCCGATCCAGCGATCCCTACGTCGTCGTTCGCATCGGCAAGCAg AAATTGAAGACACGGGTGGTGAAGAAGAGTACCAATCCGGAATGGAACGAAGAACTCACGCTCTCCATTGAAGACCCTGCAGTTCCTGTCAGACTG GAAGTTTTTGACAAGGACACTTTCGTTGATGATACAATGGGTAATGCAGAGGTGGACATCCGCCCATTAGTCGAGATTGTGAAGATGAAGCTCCAGGATGTTGCTGACAAAACTGTGGTAAAGAAATTGGTGCCGAACAGACAGAACTGCCTAGCCGAGGAGAGCTCGATATATATATCGGAGGGGAAGGTGAAGCAAGACCTGGTTCTACGGCTAAGGAACGTTGAGTGTGGGGAAATAGAGCTCCAGCTTCATTGGGTCGACCTCCCTGGCTCTAAGCTGACAACATAG